One Pongo pygmaeus isolate AG05252 chromosome 10, NHGRI_mPonPyg2-v2.0_pri, whole genome shotgun sequence genomic window carries:
- the IGFBP6 gene encoding insulin-like growth factor-binding protein 6 isoform X2 has translation MTPHRLLPPLLLLLALLLAASPGGALARCPGCGHRVQAGCPGGCVEEEDGGSPAEGCAEAEGCLRREGQECGVYTPNCAPGLQCHPPEDDEAPLRALLLGRGRCLPARAPAVAEENPKESKPQAGTARPQDVNRRDQQRNPGTSTTPSQPNSVGVQDTEMGPCRRHLDSVLQQLQTEVYRGAQTLYVPNCDHRGFYRKRQCRSSQGQRRGPCWCVDRMGKSLPGSPDGNGSSSCPTGSSG, from the exons ATGACCCCCCATAGGCTGCTGCCGCCGCTGCTACTGCTGCTAGCTCTGCTGCTCGCTGCCAGCCCAGGAGGCGCCTTGGCGCGGTGCCCAGGCTGCGGGCACCGGGTGCAGGCGGGTTGTCCAGGGGGCTGCgtggaggaggaggatggggggTCGCCAGCCGAGGGCTGCGCGGAAGCTGAGGGCTGTCTcaggagggaggggcaggagtGCGGGGTCTACACCCCTAACTGCGCCCCAGGACTGCAGTGCCATCCGCCCGAGGACGACGAGGCGCCTTTGCGGGCGCTGCTGCTCGGCCGAGGCCGCTGCCTTCCGGCCCGCGCGCCCGCTG TTGCAGAGGAGAATCCTAAGGAGAGTAAACCCCAAGCAGGCACTGCCCGCCCACAGGATGTGAACCGCAGAGACCAACAGAGGAATCCAGGCACCTCTACCACGCCCTCCCAGCCCAATTCTGTGGGTGTCCAAGACACTGAGATG ggCCCATGCCGTAGACATCTGGACTCAGTGCTGCAGCAACTCCAGACTGAGGTCTACCGAGGGGCTCAAACACTCTATGTGCCCAATTGTGATCATCGAGGCTTCTACCGGAAGCGGCAG TGCCGCTCCTCCCAGGGGCAGCGCCGAGGTCCCTGCTGGTGTGTGGATCGGATGGGCAAGTCCCTGCCAGGGTCTCCAGATGGCAATGGAAGCTCCTCCTGCCCCACTGGGAGTAGCGGCTAA
- the IGFBP6 gene encoding insulin-like growth factor-binding protein 6 isoform X1: MTPHRLLPPLLLLLALLLAASPGGALARCPGCGHRVQAGCPGGCVEEEDGGSPAEGCAEAEGCLRREGQECGVYTPNCAPGLQCHPPEDDEAPLRALLLGRGRCLPARAPAVAEENPKESKPQAGTARPQDVNRRDQQRNPGTSTTPSQPNSVGVQDTEMVRLELVGSRRGGKPWRLPSETPPLGLETSPLSVLGACLVGQKVRTGSWAGAVLSCLLSLPQGPCRRHLDSVLQQLQTEVYRGAQTLYVPNCDHRGFYRKRQVSIFLLLLLPAEGSCQGVGAVGLTKLHK; this comes from the exons ATGACCCCCCATAGGCTGCTGCCGCCGCTGCTACTGCTGCTAGCTCTGCTGCTCGCTGCCAGCCCAGGAGGCGCCTTGGCGCGGTGCCCAGGCTGCGGGCACCGGGTGCAGGCGGGTTGTCCAGGGGGCTGCgtggaggaggaggatggggggTCGCCAGCCGAGGGCTGCGCGGAAGCTGAGGGCTGTCTcaggagggaggggcaggagtGCGGGGTCTACACCCCTAACTGCGCCCCAGGACTGCAGTGCCATCCGCCCGAGGACGACGAGGCGCCTTTGCGGGCGCTGCTGCTCGGCCGAGGCCGCTGCCTTCCGGCCCGCGCGCCCGCTG TTGCAGAGGAGAATCCTAAGGAGAGTAAACCCCAAGCAGGCACTGCCCGCCCACAGGATGTGAACCGCAGAGACCAACAGAGGAATCCAGGCACCTCTACCACGCCCTCCCAGCCCAATTCTGTGGGTGTCCAAGACACTGAGATGGTGCGTTTGGAGCTGGTAGGGAGCAGGAGGGGTGGGAAGCCCTGGAGACTTCCATCTGAGACTCCTCCCTTGGGCTTGGAGACGTCTCCATTGTCTGTTCTGGGTGCTTGCCTGGTGGGCCAGAAGGTTAGAACGGGGAGCTGGGCTGGAGCAGTTCTAAGCTGCCtactctccctcccccagggCCCATGCCGTAGACATCTGGACTCAGTGCTGCAGCAACTCCAGACTGAGGTCTACCGAGGGGCTCAAACACTCTATGTGCCCAATTGTGATCATCGAGGCTTCTACCGGAAGCGGCAGGTGagtatttttcttctcctcctgcttccaGCAGAAGGCTCCTGCCAGGGAGTGGGGGCGGTGGGGCTTACAAAGCTGCATAAATAA